The following proteins are encoded in a genomic region of Lactiplantibacillus plantarum:
- a CDS encoding LysM peptidoglycan-binding domain-containing protein, with amino-acid sequence MGYGCLATGPANNSLEYVKTDASHTYYTVVSGDSWWSIAKRNGLSMYTLASQNGKSIYSTIYPGIKLIIK; translated from the coding sequence ATGGGTTATGGTTGTCTAGCAACAGGCCCAGCCAATAATTCACTGGAATACGTTAAAACGGATGCTTCTCACACGTATTACACGGTCGTTTCAGGTGATAGTTGGTGGTCGATTGCCAAACGAAACGGCCTGAGCATGTATACGTTAGCATCACAAAACGGTAAGAGTATCTATTCAACGATTTATCCGGGCATAAAATTGATTATTAAATAG
- a CDS encoding phage holin gives MRKISFKNVDGSLNGKLIAGIISLLIVLIQQVFAMFGVKFTGDWSAIIAVVNTVLTILGMLGVITDVQTVTVPTVKSDEESQVEAAANKVADEAQTPTSTVAVVDSSASSDTETASESASQAS, from the coding sequence ATGAGAAAAATTAGTTTTAAGAATGTCGACGGTAGTTTGAATGGTAAATTGATCGCTGGGATTATTTCGTTATTAATTGTGTTAATCCAACAAGTCTTTGCCATGTTTGGTGTTAAGTTTACTGGTGATTGGTCAGCAATTATCGCAGTAGTGAATACCGTATTAACGATCCTTGGTATGCTGGGCGTTATTACTGACGTTCAAACAGTGACAGTACCAACAGTTAAAAGTGACGAGGAAAGCCAAGTCGAAGCAGCAGCTAATAAAGTTGCTGACGAAGCGCAAACACCAACGTCCACAGTTGCTGTAGTGGATAGTTCTGCATCATCTGACACTGAAACGGCGTCAGAATCCGCCTCACAAGCAAGCTAA
- a CDS encoding GH25 family lysozyme: protein MNKRKLKALVLMVGAIFMAFFMFNLNSQASTSRDQGVDWSKFQSNSGVFGYSTDKFVFSQAGGFYGGTNIPQTTYASQVASAKQAGKRVHTYLWDGVGGNMINAKAMMAYYLPRVKTPKGSIVALDYENGASYSVTANTNVILAQMALIKAAGYTPMLYSGKAYLNAHVNVADIVRAYGNCLWLAEYPDYLVRTKPDYNWFPSMDGVAIFQFTSTYKAGGLDGNVDLTGITKSGYTTASKAKAQANVKKAQKAQAAKVVKYSQRGVFYPNRTLAVRYTDSDKVRQVATYYKGESVIYNAVIIEHDYVWARYTRSNGLYGFIKLGVTNGPAYGKRVVGQLVSHTYYTVKSGDSWWTIAQRNGLSITTLASQNGKTIYTTIYPGQRLVVR from the coding sequence TTGAATAAGCGCAAGTTGAAGGCACTCGTCTTAATGGTGGGCGCCATTTTTATGGCCTTTTTTATGTTCAATTTAAACAGTCAGGCTTCAACTAGCCGTGACCAAGGGGTTGATTGGTCTAAGTTTCAAAGCAATAGTGGTGTATTCGGCTATAGCACCGATAAGTTTGTATTCTCACAGGCGGGTGGCTTTTATGGTGGCACTAACATCCCTCAAACCACTTATGCTAGCCAAGTGGCTAGTGCTAAACAGGCTGGCAAACGGGTGCACACCTATTTATGGGATGGTGTTGGTGGCAATATGATCAATGCCAAGGCGATGATGGCCTATTACTTGCCACGAGTTAAGACACCCAAGGGTAGTATTGTAGCGCTAGATTACGAGAACGGTGCTTCTTATAGCGTGACAGCCAATACTAATGTCATTCTAGCCCAGATGGCTCTCATTAAAGCGGCCGGCTATACACCGATGCTGTACTCCGGTAAAGCTTACCTCAATGCTCATGTTAATGTGGCTGATATTGTACGTGCCTATGGTAATTGCCTGTGGCTAGCTGAATATCCGGACTATCTGGTGAGAACTAAGCCGGATTATAACTGGTTCCCTAGCATGGACGGCGTGGCTATCTTCCAGTTCACTAGCACTTACAAAGCTGGCGGATTAGATGGCAATGTCGATTTAACAGGCATTACCAAGTCAGGCTATACGACTGCTAGCAAGGCTAAAGCACAGGCCAACGTTAAGAAGGCTCAAAAGGCTCAGGCAGCTAAGGTCGTTAAATACAGCCAACGTGGGGTGTTCTACCCTAACCGGACACTAGCTGTTCGTTACACGGATAGCGACAAGGTACGTCAAGTGGCTACCTATTACAAGGGTGAGAGTGTAATTTACAATGCTGTCATTATTGAACACGACTACGTCTGGGCGCGCTACACCCGTTCAAATGGCCTGTACGGCTTCATCAAGCTAGGTGTCACCAATGGGCCAGCCTACGGGAAGCGAGTTGTTGGTCAGCTGGTTAGTCATACGTATTACACAGTCAAGTCTGGCGACAGCTGGTGGACAATCGCTCAGCGCAACGGCCTAAGTATAACTACATTAGCTAGTCAGAACGGCAAGACGATTTACACCACTATCTATCCTGGTCAGCGATTGGTGGTGCGGTAA
- a CDS encoding phage head spike fiber domain-containing protein: protein MAKTLSFTDTSPQTVKIGDTTTSFTLICGNDNVATDLTNATSITVKLGNASGYLKSATIDPTSLTDPTTGQVTVTFNADLMTSLPAGSYSIEVWVVDSTGTSIYPSDGSTGFAITNNIQSANGSTITKITFDDFVKAMNKAASTIKCPKGDKGDKGDTGTVDNAGLTTAPAFVELQTQVDNSAVGTNLYVDTRDFDNPSAWAHWGSSYKTGEKFKGLTVMGTEANWSGLGQIIQVKKGETYTFSAYVKYQSGTGNSKVFFATDSGLNVVSIGNIQVSLNETWQRVTGTFTIIVDGQISPRIERTDDNANTLLIAGLKLERGSRATDWCPNPSEILTQSDYAKIKAAIVALGGSLS from the coding sequence ATGGCGAAAACGCTTAGTTTTACCGATACTTCACCACAGACTGTTAAAATTGGCGATACCACCACTAGCTTTACGTTAATTTGTGGCAATGATAACGTGGCAACGGACTTAACTAATGCCACTTCAATTACCGTTAAATTGGGCAATGCTAGTGGCTATCTTAAATCAGCCACTATTGACCCAACTAGTTTAACGGACCCAACGACTGGTCAAGTTACCGTTACCTTTAATGCTGACTTGATGACTAGTTTACCAGCTGGCAGCTATTCCATTGAAGTCTGGGTGGTTGATAGTACTGGGACGTCAATCTACCCTAGTGATGGGTCAACTGGGTTTGCTATTACCAATAACATTCAAAGCGCCAATGGTAGCACGATTACCAAGATTACCTTTGATGACTTTGTTAAAGCAATGAATAAAGCCGCAAGCACAATTAAGTGTCCCAAGGGTGACAAGGGTGATAAAGGTGACACTGGCACTGTTGATAATGCTGGCTTGACCACAGCACCAGCTTTTGTTGAGCTTCAAACGCAAGTTGATAATAGTGCAGTTGGAACAAATTTATATGTTGATACTCGTGACTTTGACAATCCGAGTGCATGGGCTCATTGGGGGAGTTCTTACAAAACTGGAGAAAAATTTAAGGGACTAACAGTCATGGGAACGGAAGCTAATTGGTCTGGTCTAGGACAAATTATACAGGTCAAAAAAGGTGAGACTTACACCTTCTCAGCGTATGTGAAATACCAAAGTGGTACTGGAAATTCTAAAGTATTTTTTGCAACTGATAGTGGTCTTAATGTTGTCAGCATTGGGAACATACAGGTTTCTTTAAATGAAACATGGCAAAGGGTCACGGGAACTTTTACAATAATCGTAGACGGACAAATAAGTCCTCGTATTGAAAGAACTGATGACAACGCTAATACCTTGCTCATTGCGGGGCTAAAGCTTGAACGAGGGTCCAGGGCAACTGACTGGTGCCCTAATCCATCAGAAATTTTGACACAATCAGATTACGCAAAAATAAAAGCAGCTATTGTAGCGCTAGGAGGTTCTTTATCATGA
- a CDS encoding carbohydrate binding domain-containing protein, protein MAESNATQVILTDDGIKIIKAQNTADNAASQAENADSAALIAQSTANAAKSAADSNYNYANSEIAVQSNATAKAQSTADNAFSQAQAIGSQASAEINSNSTATAKAKSTADNAFSQATTAIDNGKVTSQAVTDLKDGSKLTIADLENGLATKVANSDYASYKVQTASQIAQKVDNGAFSAYQTTTADLIAQKVATKDFSAYQATTAKSIDSKVSSNDFNTYKTQTADLIDDKVSSSEYASDKTQTASEITDRVSNSAFSTYQTQTASQIAQKVDNGTFSAYQTTTAGLIAQKVATSDFSAYQATTAKEISSKVESSDFQTYQTQTKDMIASKVSKSDANNANLIPYSSNFTTPLTGWTLMNWGATDRKLSVTTHTFYQNGTGALLYLNTAQNGTAAAGSNRFPLSPNTTYTFQFKAFASSNVVGANVYLLTRTYGSTNDYDIVHGLFTNLVTSPSHIDQYTVTFTTGANDNEGYIRVDNIGSNNSASSGLFFTELKLELGGVATPYVYGGQDSMISQMSDDINLRVTKDGLIDQINIQAGNTLISSSGQLTLAADTIYFDTKKPVIIPNANITDTLNGKTFHDGDIINDANNTSNFYPFTIEPTGKASTTLFNSMDALRTEMSGGGLRTMYRAINSSGSQYEAYDGNFSGDIISLNSGFTNGKDMSFSQSVSGNQLTGQVILSPLDGIHLWGSTQSIHFSGLQMNGTGITFNSYGNIIADQASTWWRVTNFSGSDIANFGTDTAGSNVIQFNRELDIGNFHINTGHTFTSADNGDIHFAKGGGGAANIYAGAVNYTSLVKSSLLSVKRDVQKADTAYWAQLVNSIDLATYQYKTDDNTSHSRLSSIVDDVNVTKQWQLPDVFISRDENGRLNGVDDSVLLNATLATVQEQQKQIDQLNGHNMELEARLNKLEAKLNG, encoded by the coding sequence ATGGCTGAATCTAACGCAACTCAGGTCATTCTAACCGATGATGGCATTAAAATTATCAAGGCTCAAAATACGGCTGACAATGCAGCTAGTCAGGCAGAAAATGCTGATAGTGCCGCTTTAATCGCACAGTCTACAGCGAATGCCGCTAAATCAGCCGCAGATAGCAATTACAACTACGCCAATTCAGAAATAGCCGTCCAGTCTAATGCTACTGCTAAGGCTCAAAGTACAGCTGATAATGCCTTTAGCCAAGCTCAAGCAATTGGTAGTCAAGCTAGTGCTGAAATAAACAGCAACTCTACAGCTACTGCTAAAGCTAAAAGTACGGCTGATAATGCCTTTAGCCAAGCAACTACAGCAATAGACAATGGCAAAGTAACTAGTCAAGCAGTGACAGACCTAAAAGACGGTTCCAAGCTAACGATTGCTGACCTAGAAAATGGACTAGCTACCAAGGTTGCTAACTCAGACTATGCTAGTTACAAGGTTCAGACAGCTAGCCAGATAGCGCAGAAAGTTGATAATGGTGCTTTCTCAGCCTATCAAACGACTACCGCTGACTTAATAGCCCAAAAGGTGGCTACTAAGGACTTTTCAGCCTACCAAGCTACAACTGCTAAGTCGATTGATAGTAAGGTGTCGTCTAACGACTTTAACACGTACAAGACACAGACTGCTGACCTGATTGATGACAAAGTTTCTAGCTCAGAGTATGCGTCTGACAAAACACAGACTGCCAGTGAGATAACTGATAGAGTAAGTAATAGTGCTTTTTCAACTTATCAAACACAAACAGCTAGCCAGATAGCCCAGAAAGTTGATAATGGCACCTTCTCAGCTTACCAAACAACTACCGCTGGCTTGATAGCCCAAAAGGTAGCTACTAGTGACTTTTCAGCCTATCAAGCTACAACCGCTAAGGAAATATCTAGCAAGGTAGAATCTAGTGACTTTCAAACTTATCAAACACAGACTAAGGATATGATTGCTAGCAAGGTTTCTAAATCAGATGCTAATAATGCCAACTTAATTCCATATTCAAGCAACTTTACTACCCCACTTACTGGTTGGACATTAATGAACTGGGGGGCAACTGACCGGAAACTATCAGTGACTACACATACTTTCTACCAGAACGGCACTGGGGCACTGCTTTATTTAAATACAGCTCAAAATGGTACTGCTGCCGCTGGCTCAAATCGTTTTCCATTATCACCAAATACAACTTATACATTCCAATTTAAAGCTTTTGCATCTTCTAATGTTGTCGGTGCAAATGTCTATTTGTTAACTAGGACTTATGGGTCTACTAATGATTACGATATCGTTCACGGACTGTTTACGAATTTGGTAACTTCTCCGTCACATATTGACCAGTATACGGTTACTTTCACAACTGGAGCTAATGATAACGAAGGCTATATTCGAGTTGACAACATCGGGTCTAATAATAGCGCTTCTTCTGGTTTATTCTTTACAGAGCTAAAACTAGAACTTGGTGGTGTGGCCACACCTTACGTATATGGTGGTCAAGACTCTATGATTTCTCAAATGTCTGATGATATTAACCTTAGAGTTACTAAAGATGGCTTGATTGACCAGATTAATATTCAGGCCGGTAATACCCTAATATCATCTAGTGGTCAACTAACGCTAGCTGCTGACACGATTTACTTTGATACTAAGAAGCCAGTTATAATTCCTAACGCGAATATTACTGATACATTAAACGGTAAAACATTCCATGATGGTGACATTATCAATGACGCTAACAATACTAGTAATTTTTATCCATTCACCATTGAACCTACTGGCAAAGCTTCCACGACACTCTTTAACTCAATGGACGCTCTAAGGACAGAGATGAGTGGTGGCGGACTAAGAACCATGTATCGCGCCATAAACTCTTCCGGAAGTCAATATGAAGCTTATGATGGCAATTTTAGTGGCGATATAATTTCTTTGAACTCTGGCTTTACTAATGGCAAGGATATGTCATTCTCACAATCTGTTTCCGGTAATCAATTAACTGGTCAGGTTATTCTTAGCCCATTAGATGGTATTCATTTATGGGGTAGTACGCAATCTATTCATTTTAGCGGCCTTCAAATGAACGGCACGGGTATTACTTTTAACAGTTATGGCAACATTATTGCAGACCAAGCTTCTACTTGGTGGCGAGTTACCAATTTTTCTGGATCTGATATTGCAAACTTTGGTACTGACACGGCTGGCTCTAATGTGATTCAGTTTAACCGTGAGCTAGATATTGGTAACTTCCACATCAATACCGGCCATACGTTTACTAGTGCTGATAACGGTGATATTCACTTTGCTAAAGGTGGAGGCGGTGCCGCTAACATCTATGCTGGTGCCGTTAACTATACTAGCTTAGTTAAATCGTCCCTATTAAGTGTCAAGCGGGACGTTCAAAAGGCTGATACGGCCTATTGGGCACAACTAGTTAACTCAATTGACTTGGCAACATACCAATACAAAACCGACGATAATACCAGTCATTCGCGATTATCTAGCATTGTTGACGACGTTAATGTAACAAAACAGTGGCAATTGCCAGATGTATTTATTAGTCGTGATGAAAACGGCAGGTTAAATGGGGTGGATGACAGTGTGCTTTTAAATGCCACCCTAGCTACGGTACAGGAACAACAAAAGCAGATTGACCAATTAAATGGTCACAACATGGAATTGGAAGCTAGATTAAACAAATTGGAGGCAAAATTAAATGGATAG
- a CDS encoding phage tail spike protein, producing MALNNQYLILDSNLKRIGTLTVDGATKFSNDSVRIQLADSDTTSTSYDDDINVGTNDTFNGTINLNAQSKKFDHQGSLDVLQGQPDSDKVVAGNNLAYYDALSGHWYVMRIYSVEESNTAAVKHVTTANFTNLCLYNLAHHYPIANTASASTIQTAFNECFNATGWTLDYQTTNVMTPTITIDGKTKASTLIQTLIQTYNVEIDPYVEIDSQGNITKKVCVITDQLNADVVYNEAVFGKNMTSIKRTTVSTPITKLIPYGANGSTIAVVNNGKPYIVDDEANQKYNPDWQAGLYYEAIVTANQISNSAGLKSWAQDMLKLYNHPRTYYEVNVTPNFNPPLGATIRFKDELIDPVLDASGRVIQRTISFANPYGNTVGFGEYTTVQAATPAWMEQYQNALSKAVDEAKKDASSIKPAALTPDGNNFTDTTQTKRLILQAWEGSTNISSYIDSKGFIWRRYNTDGTVDSSYKQTGYLINATSNAVGTLHGTIESDYIQDDPEIKLDTTGISYLGVYGPDDNGAHSATQYMARLSNGQYLTSRARDDSGSSDTMFALQDSKFAVQSVMLQVHGQHGGTFGVQEVNNTVYIWNIVSLKNDGNYILVRFPYVAGLTLQPTDSRVQQIMALKGYGRINYDRQHDMVSIGYNNGSTDILKASDLLAGNYNVLYNFNITDYGIDFNKNTYQSECLDFPYFYFAAGGGEAETTDDPHKVWALNVVHKGAEFEAYFDNDMVMPNLTDESREVETCNVFYQGTQAYLLVTFNTRVLEIDPYSVEKEKVYTIPITKRSAASVIDKGTINENDSTAD from the coding sequence ATGGCTTTAAATAACCAGTATTTAATCCTAGATTCAAATTTAAAGCGAATTGGTACTCTAACTGTGGATGGTGCCACTAAGTTCTCTAATGACAGCGTCAGGATTCAACTAGCCGACTCAGATACAACTAGCACTAGCTATGATGATGACATCAACGTGGGTACTAATGACACGTTTAACGGCACGATTAACCTAAATGCTCAGTCTAAGAAGTTTGACCATCAAGGCTCATTAGACGTGCTTCAAGGTCAACCTGATTCAGACAAGGTAGTGGCTGGTAACAACTTAGCTTATTATGATGCCTTGTCGGGTCATTGGTATGTCATGCGTATATACAGCGTGGAAGAAAGCAATACCGCCGCTGTTAAACACGTCACAACGGCTAACTTTACCAACCTATGCTTGTACAATTTAGCTCATCATTATCCTATCGCTAATACAGCTAGTGCAAGTACGATTCAGACAGCTTTTAACGAGTGTTTTAATGCCACTGGATGGACGCTAGACTATCAGACGACTAATGTGATGACCCCAACGATTACCATTGACGGTAAAACGAAAGCTAGTACGCTGATTCAGACACTAATCCAGACTTATAACGTTGAGATTGACCCTTATGTTGAGATCGATAGCCAAGGTAATATCACAAAAAAGGTATGTGTCATTACTGATCAGCTTAATGCTGACGTGGTCTATAACGAGGCAGTATTCGGCAAGAACATGACTAGTATTAAACGGACAACGGTATCAACACCTATTACTAAGCTGATTCCTTATGGGGCAAACGGTAGCACGATTGCAGTGGTCAATAATGGTAAGCCCTATATCGTTGATGATGAGGCTAATCAGAAATATAACCCTGATTGGCAAGCCGGACTGTATTATGAAGCCATTGTTACTGCTAATCAGATTAGTAACTCAGCCGGTTTAAAGTCATGGGCTCAGGATATGCTTAAACTGTATAACCACCCTAGAACGTATTATGAGGTAAATGTAACACCTAACTTTAATCCACCATTAGGCGCCACAATTAGGTTTAAAGATGAGTTAATTGATCCGGTATTAGACGCTAGTGGCCGGGTTATTCAGCGGACAATCAGCTTTGCTAACCCTTATGGCAACACGGTTGGCTTTGGTGAGTATACAACTGTTCAAGCTGCCACCCCAGCATGGATGGAACAATACCAGAATGCGCTCAGTAAGGCGGTTGATGAAGCTAAGAAGGACGCTAGTTCAATTAAACCAGCTGCTTTAACACCTGACGGTAACAATTTCACGGATACTACGCAGACTAAGCGCTTAATCTTACAGGCTTGGGAAGGTAGCACCAATATTTCATCATATATTGACAGCAAGGGCTTTATATGGCGCCGTTATAATACCGATGGCACAGTCGATAGTAGCTATAAACAAACGGGCTACCTAATTAATGCAACTAGTAACGCTGTTGGTACCTTACACGGCACAATTGAATCCGACTATATCCAGGATGACCCCGAGATTAAGCTAGACACCACTGGGATTAGCTATTTAGGCGTCTATGGTCCCGATGATAATGGGGCGCATTCAGCGACCCAATATATGGCACGTTTAAGCAATGGGCAGTACCTAACTAGTCGGGCTCGTGATGACAGTGGGTCTAGTGATACCATGTTTGCTTTACAGGATAGCAAGTTTGCCGTGCAGTCAGTGATGTTACAAGTCCATGGGCAACATGGTGGGACATTCGGCGTGCAGGAGGTCAATAACACGGTCTATATCTGGAACATTGTGAGCTTAAAGAACGATGGTAATTACATTCTCGTGCGGTTCCCATATGTAGCGGGGCTTACTTTACAGCCTACCGATAGTCGTGTTCAACAGATTATGGCACTCAAAGGTTACGGCCGAATTAACTATGACCGTCAACATGATATGGTTTCAATCGGTTATAACAATGGTAGCACAGACATTCTCAAAGCTAGTGACCTGCTAGCCGGCAATTACAACGTGCTATACAACTTTAATATCACGGATTATGGGATTGATTTTAATAAGAATACTTACCAATCGGAGTGTTTAGACTTCCCATACTTCTACTTTGCGGCTGGTGGTGGTGAAGCTGAAACAACCGATGACCCCCATAAAGTATGGGCGTTAAATGTTGTGCATAAAGGAGCCGAGTTTGAAGCTTACTTTGACAATGATATGGTAATGCCCAACCTAACTGATGAAAGCCGTGAAGTGGAAACTTGCAACGTCTTTTACCAAGGCACACAGGCCTACTTGTTAGTGACCTTTAACACGCGGGTACTAGAAATTGACCCCTATTCAGTTGAAAAGGAAAAGGTGTACACAATACCCATTACGAAACGATCGGCAGCTAGTGTGATTGATAAGGGGACAATCAATGAAAATGATAGCACGGCTGATTAG
- a CDS encoding phage tail domain-containing protein, whose amino-acid sequence MTLQRDDFEYASLNSRDDLQVEMGNVVLPSAPAMAEQVTDIPAMYGNQFNGTDFTSRTISIPVSIYCADNQDAFNQIMHNLSGLLLSDDPSDNGKEYPLVFGFEPKVTYWGHITAISDPAPINTGMYDMTVTITFVQSDPRATLPQVETPLKNGLNTITVDGTARTEPVIQVIPKRDLKHIGFTLNGGEYGLGPDSDEDQAVAVQPYTQVVNSDVLNTMAEWTNDANAIAQMKTAGKYIYQGEADSNRDTQVLMVKLANGVKQYGSHQPDWYGPAVRFTGMTNSLTNYRVKTRIHHIKHSGTHNGRAMGRVEVLLLDPNGATIGRFGLADTNSGGTPTCYLQITKPGGTFAGGDGKHETFYNGKGPSGSSSNGRDQKIKIKTGTTTKTVVKRSRNKHGKVTTKTINKKVDKYITVVNKEEKSALSTSWLELDLIKNGKVFSWSITQYYTSGSHNGQPCKDPKRFLIVHGTFVDRNSDYQSALGGIGGVFFKHSIAEDDENIGYENPFMSITHLDIYQVNDVAQDAPKYIANAGQEIVLNCETDSTTVGGKLASPIWSTDYPKLSPGVNSLTMIGDLDDAQITLKYLPRLL is encoded by the coding sequence GTGACCTTACAACGAGATGATTTTGAATATGCCAGTTTAAATAGCCGGGACGATTTACAAGTTGAGATGGGTAACGTGGTATTGCCTAGTGCACCGGCCATGGCTGAACAGGTGACTGATATACCGGCCATGTATGGCAATCAATTTAATGGCACCGATTTTACTAGCCGGACGATTAGTATACCGGTATCCATTTACTGTGCTGATAACCAAGATGCCTTTAATCAGATAATGCACAATTTAAGCGGGTTGTTGTTAAGTGATGACCCTAGCGATAATGGTAAAGAGTACCCACTAGTATTTGGCTTTGAACCTAAAGTGACATATTGGGGACATATTACCGCAATTAGTGACCCAGCCCCGATTAACACGGGTATGTATGACATGACGGTAACCATTACCTTTGTGCAATCTGACCCACGGGCAACCTTACCACAGGTTGAAACACCATTAAAGAACGGTTTAAATACAATCACTGTTGATGGTACCGCTAGAACAGAGCCGGTTATTCAGGTCATACCTAAGCGGGATTTAAAACACATTGGTTTCACCTTAAATGGTGGTGAATATGGACTAGGGCCAGATAGTGATGAGGATCAAGCGGTGGCAGTACAGCCTTACACGCAAGTTGTGAACAGCGACGTATTAAATACCATGGCTGAGTGGACTAATGATGCCAATGCCATTGCTCAGATGAAGACCGCCGGCAAGTACATTTATCAAGGTGAAGCTGATAGCAACCGAGATACCCAAGTGTTAATGGTCAAGCTAGCTAATGGGGTTAAACAGTATGGTAGCCATCAGCCAGACTGGTATGGTCCCGCTGTTCGCTTTACCGGTATGACTAACAGTTTAACCAATTATCGAGTTAAAACTAGAATCCACCACATTAAGCACTCAGGTACTCATAATGGGCGTGCAATGGGGCGCGTGGAAGTCCTGTTGTTAGACCCTAATGGGGCAACGATTGGTCGCTTTGGTCTAGCTGATACTAATTCTGGCGGTACACCAACTTGTTACTTACAAATCACTAAGCCGGGTGGCACGTTTGCCGGCGGTGATGGTAAACATGAGACGTTCTACAATGGCAAAGGCCCATCAGGTAGTTCCAGCAATGGCCGTGACCAGAAGATTAAAATTAAAACTGGCACTACGACTAAGACAGTGGTTAAAAGATCACGCAACAAGCATGGCAAAGTAACCACTAAAACCATTAATAAAAAAGTCGATAAGTATATCACGGTCGTCAACAAAGAAGAAAAGTCGGCGCTAAGCACTAGTTGGCTAGAACTCGACTTAATCAAAAATGGCAAGGTATTTAGCTGGTCAATCACGCAATACTACACCAGTGGCAGTCATAATGGGCAACCATGTAAAGACCCTAAACGGTTCCTAATTGTTCATGGGACATTTGTTGATAGGAATTCAGATTATCAATCGGCTTTAGGCGGTATCGGCGGAGTATTCTTTAAGCACTCGATTGCCGAGGATGATGAAAATATCGGCTATGAAAACCCGTTTATGTCAATCACCCACCTAGATATTTACCAAGTTAATGATGTAGCTCAGGACGCACCTAAGTACATTGCTAATGCCGGTCAAGAGATCGTGCTAAATTGTGAGACTGATAGTACCACGGTTGGCGGTAAGCTAGCTAGTCCAATCTGGTCAACGGACTATCCCAAGCTTAGTCCGGGGGTTAATAGTCTGACGATGATTGGTGACTTAGATGACGCACAAATAACGCTTAAATATCTACCCAGATTACTATAG